A region of Chloroflexaceae bacterium DNA encodes the following proteins:
- the prfB gene encoding peptide chain release factor 2 (programmed frameshift), protein MQELDTELDELRERLALIRGHLDLAGKQAQIATLEEQAADPSLWNDPRTAQTVMQRLTRLKEEVGRLTSLEERLRSLGELLELTEAEGDDSLRDEITSDLRGAAQELRQFELALLLGGPYDDRDAFISIQAGMGGTDAQDWAEMLLRMYIRWAESRGYDVHVVDRSEGDEAGIKSATLEVRGPYAYGYARAEAGVHRLIRLSPFNAAHTRQTSFARVEVMPEVDDAPEVVIKPEDLRVDVFRSGGHGGQGVNTTDSAVRLTHLPTGIVVTCQNERSQLQNRETALRVLRGRLLERELQRQAEERARLRGEYRDAAFGSQMRTYYLHPSTLVKDHRTNYETSNVQAVLDGQIDDFIEAYLRWNVANQ, encoded by the exons ATGCAAGAACTCGACACCGAACTTGATGAACTACGCGAACGGCTGGCTCTGATCCGGGGGCATCTT GACCTGGCCGGCAAACAGGCGCAGATCGCGACCCTCGAAGAACAGGCCGCCGATCCGAGCCTCTGGAACGATCCGCGCACGGCGCAGACGGTGATGCAGCGCCTGACGCGCCTGAAAGAAGAAGTCGGCCGCTTAACGTCTCTAGAGGAGCGCCTGCGCAGCCTGGGCGAGTTGCTTGAACTGACCGAGGCGGAAGGCGACGACTCGCTGCGCGACGAGATCACCAGCGATCTCCGCGGCGCCGCGCAGGAGTTGCGGCAGTTTGAACTGGCCCTCTTGCTCGGCGGCCCCTACGACGACCGCGACGCCTTCATCTCCATTCAGGCGGGGATGGGCGGCACCGATGCGCAGGACTGGGCCGAAATGCTGCTGCGCATGTACATCCGCTGGGCTGAGTCGCGAGGCTACGACGTGCACGTGGTTGACCGGAGCGAGGGCGACGAGGCGGGGATCAAGAGCGCCACGCTGGAAGTGCGCGGTCCCTACGCCTACGGATACGCGCGGGCCGAGGCCGGCGTGCATCGCCTGATCCGCCTCTCGCCCTTCAATGCCGCCCATACGCGGCAAACTTCCTTTGCCCGCGTCGAGGTGATGCCCGAGGTGGATGATGCGCCCGAGGTGGTGATCAAGCCCGAAGATCTGCGCGTAGACGTGTTTCGCTCAGGCGGCCACGGCGGCCAGGGGGTGAATACCACCGACTCGGCCGTGCGGCTGACCCATCTGCCTACCGGCATCGTGGTGACCTGCCAGAATGAGCGCTCACAGTTGCAGAACCGCGAGACGGCGCTGCGAGTGCTGCGCGGCCGCTTGCTCGAGCGCGAGTTGCAGCGGCAGGCCGAAGAGCGAGCGCGCCTGCGCGGCGAGTATCGCGATGCCGCCTTCGGCAGCCAGATGCGCACCTACTATCTGCATCCCTCAACGCTGGTCAAGGACCACCGTACCAACTACGAGACGAGCAACGTGCAGGCGGTGCTCGATGGGCAGATTGACGATTTTATTGAAGCCTACCTGCGCTGGAACGTCGCCAACCAGTGA
- a CDS encoding SIMPL domain-containing protein (The SIMPL domain is named for its presence in mouse protein SIMPL (signalling molecule that associates with mouse pelle-like kinase). Bacterial member BP26, from Brucella, was shown to assemble into a channel-like structure, while YggE from E. coli has been associated with resistance to oxidative stress.), whose translation MDTRNSTLIGVLAGALLVAVLAIGALAGLAFARPAPAQAQSVGVSGMRQVTVTGQGEVRVTPDMAVVHLGVETSAPTTQEALAQNTAQVQAIIDRLKALGVAEKDIQTSNFSIYAAYANEGRTVTGYTVSNMVQVTIRDLAQAGALLDQVVQVGANRVYGISFGLSDPAAAQAQARDAAMADARARAEQYARAGGASLGSVLVITESLGAVTPMPVLMREEAAQAGAPVPVQPGEQTITAQIQVTFELR comes from the coding sequence ATGGACACTCGCAATTCGACCCTCATCGGCGTGCTGGCCGGCGCCTTGCTCGTGGCCGTGCTGGCCATCGGCGCCCTTGCCGGTCTCGCTTTCGCCCGCCCTGCGCCGGCCCAGGCCCAGAGCGTCGGCGTCTCCGGCATGCGCCAGGTTACCGTCACCGGCCAGGGTGAGGTGCGCGTCACTCCCGACATGGCCGTGGTGCACCTCGGCGTCGAAACCAGCGCCCCGACCACGCAGGAGGCCCTGGCGCAAAACACCGCCCAGGTGCAGGCCATTATTGACCGGCTCAAGGCCCTCGGCGTGGCCGAGAAAGACATTCAGACCAGCAATTTTAGCATCTACGCCGCATATGCCAACGAAGGCCGCACCGTTACCGGCTACACCGTCAGCAACATGGTCCAGGTCACCATCCGCGACCTGGCCCAGGCCGGCGCCCTGCTCGACCAGGTGGTGCAGGTTGGCGCCAACCGCGTCTACGGCATCAGCTTTGGTCTGAGCGACCCTGCGGCCGCTCAGGCGCAGGCCCGCGACGCGGCGATGGCCGACGCCCGCGCTCGCGCCGAACAGTACGCCCGCGCTGGCGGGGCCTCGCTTGGCAGTGTGCTGGTGATCACCGAGAGTCTCGGCGCCGTCACCCCTATGCCCGTGCTTATGCGCGAGGAGGCCGCCCAGGCCGGCGCGCCGGTTCCGGTGCAGCCCGGCGAGCAGACCATCACCGCGCAGATTCAGGTTACCTTTGAGCTGCGCTGA
- a CDS encoding acyl-CoA thioesterase encodes MSDLPPLLAEYPFVHWETVRFRDLDAFGHVNNAVYATYLEAARIAYLLELTGASLMEIGIILAEQTISYKRPAYFGERLGIGVRVTMFGTKSFTMEYVVARAGDGAMIATGQSVQVAYDYATERTVAVPEALRAAVARRQAQRDPSHEGEAGDGV; translated from the coding sequence ATGAGTGACCTCCCACCGCTGCTGGCCGAGTATCCGTTCGTACACTGGGAGACGGTGCGCTTCCGCGATCTCGACGCCTTCGGGCACGTGAATAACGCCGTGTACGCCACCTATCTGGAGGCTGCGCGCATCGCATATTTGCTCGAACTGACCGGGGCCTCGCTAATGGAGATAGGCATCATTCTGGCCGAGCAGACCATCAGCTACAAACGGCCGGCCTATTTCGGAGAACGGCTGGGGATCGGGGTGCGGGTGACCATGTTTGGCACGAAGAGTTTCACAATGGAATACGTGGTAGCGCGGGCAGGCGATGGCGCGATGATTGCCACCGGCCAGAGCGTGCAGGTGGCCTATGATTACGCGACGGAGCGCACCGTCGCCGTGCCCGAGGCGCTGCGCGCGGCGGTGGCCCGGCGCCAGGCGCAGCGCGACCCTTCCCATGAGGGCGAGGCGGGTGATGGGGTGTAA
- a CDS encoding PAS domain-containing protein: MASANPSCELEALRQQLAGLEAENRRLRDLITMPPAQILARLRIFETLPLYAQAAIVIVEAVPLDLPGPRVIYANPSFERLSGTPAEQAIGQPLAPLLDPEIAAVVLFHLRQLHPNQPSLRTTCTTRMEKGEIRAFELEAVMVPDMQGHVPHVIVYLRDITAQQRAQFEREALLARLAEANRKLLAELEARRRAERKLERLNWRLEQEVEDRTTRLRATIAELQAEVRERQRISLELQQHQAFLQGFLDHVPAIIAVQDLEGRFILVNKNLLRSLGLTMPEQILGQKADRFYPSEVVQSARQDHHHIRQTGEHITREYGSLDQTGKVWLAHTFPIRAADGTIIAIGRIAIDITRRKRHEEERLAFERRLQETQRRESIGILAAGLAHDFNNLLAAINGHAELAMLDLPPGSPLRECVDAIVRGVQRATDLTAQMLAYAGKGRFLTQPVQLNELINEMVNLLRSTLSRHTTVHQRLGADLPLIEADASQIRQVILNLLVNADEALGDQPGQITLETAVEDLEQARLEQLIGGAGLAPGRYVRMSVSDTGCGMDEATRARMFEPFFSTKFTGRGLGLAAVQGIVRSHRGAIEVFSAPGQGTTMHIYLPASVSTALSEPDPLPVGLSSAL; encoded by the coding sequence ATGGCGTCTGCAAACCCCTCTTGCGAACTGGAGGCCCTGCGCCAGCAGCTGGCCGGACTCGAAGCCGAGAATCGACGCCTCCGCGACCTGATCACAATGCCCCCTGCGCAGATCCTGGCGCGGTTGCGCATTTTTGAAACCTTGCCCCTGTATGCACAGGCAGCCATTGTCATCGTCGAGGCTGTTCCTCTTGACCTGCCCGGGCCACGGGTCATCTATGCCAACCCGTCTTTCGAGAGGTTGAGCGGAACCCCGGCAGAGCAGGCTATCGGCCAGCCCCTTGCCCCCCTGCTTGATCCCGAGATCGCCGCCGTCGTGTTGTTTCACCTGCGGCAGCTCCACCCCAACCAGCCCTCTCTTCGCACCACGTGTACCACCCGAATGGAGAAGGGCGAAATACGTGCCTTCGAACTTGAAGCGGTGATGGTTCCCGACATGCAGGGGCACGTTCCGCACGTCATCGTGTACCTGCGTGACATCACCGCCCAGCAGCGCGCCCAGTTTGAGCGCGAGGCCCTGCTTGCCCGTCTGGCCGAGGCCAACCGGAAACTCCTTGCCGAACTTGAGGCCCGCCGCCGGGCCGAACGCAAACTGGAGCGCCTGAACTGGCGTCTGGAGCAAGAGGTTGAGGATCGCACGACCCGGCTCCGCGCCACGATTGCGGAACTGCAAGCCGAGGTCCGCGAACGCCAGCGGATCTCGCTTGAATTGCAGCAGCACCAGGCCTTTCTGCAGGGCTTCCTCGATCACGTTCCGGCGATCATCGCGGTGCAGGATCTGGAGGGACGCTTTATTCTGGTGAATAAGAACCTGTTGCGCTCGCTTGGCCTGACCATGCCCGAGCAGATTCTGGGCCAGAAAGCCGATCGGTTCTATCCGTCCGAGGTCGTCCAGAGCGCCCGGCAGGATCACCACCACATCCGGCAGACCGGCGAGCACATTACGCGCGAATATGGCAGTCTCGACCAGACCGGCAAGGTGTGGCTGGCGCATACCTTTCCCATCCGCGCGGCCGATGGAACGATCATCGCTATCGGGCGCATCGCGATAGACATCACCAGGCGCAAGCGCCACGAAGAGGAGCGCCTGGCCTTCGAGCGCCGGCTCCAGGAAACCCAGCGCCGTGAGAGCATCGGCATCCTGGCCGCCGGTCTGGCCCACGACTTCAACAACCTCCTTGCCGCTATCAATGGCCATGCCGAACTGGCAATGCTTGATCTACCCCCTGGTTCGCCCCTTCGCGAGTGCGTTGACGCCATTGTCCGGGGCGTCCAGCGAGCAACCGATCTGACCGCGCAGATGCTTGCCTATGCCGGCAAGGGCCGGTTCCTGACCCAGCCCGTCCAGCTCAACGAATTGATCAACGAGATGGTCAACCTGCTGCGATCAACGCTCAGCCGCCACACGACCGTACATCAGCGCCTCGGCGCCGATCTCCCTCTCATCGAGGCCGACGCCTCCCAGATCCGTCAGGTGATCCTGAACCTCCTGGTTAACGCCGACGAAGCTCTTGGCGACCAGCCAGGCCAGATCACCCTGGAGACAGCTGTTGAGGATCTTGAGCAGGCCCGGCTCGAACAGTTGATTGGCGGCGCCGGTCTTGCGCCGGGCCGCTACGTGCGTATGAGCGTTAGCGATACCGGCTGTGGCATGGACGAAGCCACGCGCGCGCGGATGTTCGAACCGTTCTTCAGCACCAAGTTCACCGGGCGTGGTCTGGGTCTGGCCGCGGTGCAGGGGATCGTCCGCAGCCACCGCGGCGCGATTGAGGTCTTCAGCGCGCCTGGTCAGGGCACCACGATGCATATCTACCTGCCGGCGAGCGTCTCGACAGCGCTGTCCGAGCCGGATCCTCTGCCGGTAGGGTTGTCTTCTGCACTCTAG
- a CDS encoding NERD domain-containing protein codes for MAVQVWIGEKPEHPNERRAIMALAQGLDRLEGLYLILANFSVGGRTIDLVIVKHDAVFIIELKQCDGRVIGSVNGPWFVEGRNGERKRLNPGRKNPYNQVISYFHALTNYLNEHRSEFLPAQKINDVDFRTCKRVVVIAPSIQEGSEIELDWKVELKGMDELPAYLITERSSEIELTDEEMLAIPQMLRLTPWQEINAVLRGVIGDPELAADPVEAGGGREKAVAAVSGSPPGGPTTAPDGDGAPAPPAGEPDTAGVAPSGGLWQRALIAFRSASGRLALAMAALVIVLALALFLRPARLIPVADAPPAPLVEVTGLPAGGAAFPIGAAEQGCLWIGYQVVAKRFDTASGNWLSIAEGGSATADQPEVVVALERISACDGAVHLTWSVQNNSDRMIEFPLDRDNIHISDGLGNEYLIDDDASEPSAIRVAPGAQERGTAVVKQPLNSSAATLHVRLKDQPFGEASFVVALQR; via the coding sequence ATGGCAGTTCAGGTCTGGATCGGCGAAAAACCAGAGCACCCCAACGAGCGCCGCGCGATTATGGCCCTGGCGCAGGGCCTGGATCGTCTGGAGGGGCTGTACCTGATTCTGGCCAACTTCAGCGTGGGCGGGCGCACGATTGACCTGGTGATCGTCAAACACGACGCCGTTTTCATTATTGAACTGAAGCAGTGCGATGGGCGGGTGATCGGCAGCGTCAACGGCCCCTGGTTCGTCGAAGGGCGCAACGGCGAACGCAAGCGCCTTAATCCGGGTCGCAAGAACCCCTACAATCAGGTCATCTCGTACTTCCACGCCCTCACCAACTATCTCAACGAGCACCGCAGCGAGTTTTTGCCCGCCCAGAAGATCAACGACGTTGATTTTCGCACCTGCAAGCGGGTGGTAGTGATCGCGCCCTCCATCCAGGAAGGCTCGGAGATCGAGCTTGACTGGAAGGTCGAACTGAAGGGCATGGACGAATTGCCGGCCTACCTGATCACCGAGCGCTCCTCGGAGATCGAGTTGACCGACGAAGAGATGCTGGCCATCCCTCAGATGTTGCGCCTGACGCCCTGGCAGGAGATCAACGCGGTGCTTCGCGGGGTGATCGGCGACCCGGAGCTGGCCGCCGACCCGGTCGAAGCCGGGGGCGGGCGGGAAAAAGCCGTCGCAGCAGTGTCGGGTTCGCCACCAGGCGGCCCTACCACGGCTCCTGACGGCGATGGCGCCCCCGCGCCGCCCGCGGGCGAACCCGACACTGCTGGCGTTGCGCCTTCCGGCGGCCTCTGGCAGCGCGCCCTGATAGCTTTCCGCAGCGCCAGCGGGCGCCTGGCCCTGGCTATGGCGGCGCTGGTCATCGTCCTGGCCCTGGCCCTGTTCCTTCGCCCTGCCCGTCTCATCCCCGTTGCCGATGCGCCCCCCGCGCCGCTGGTCGAGGTCACTGGCCTGCCCGCTGGCGGCGCTGCCTTTCCCATCGGCGCCGCCGAACAGGGCTGCCTGTGGATCGGCTACCAGGTGGTGGCTAAACGCTTCGACACCGCCAGCGGCAACTGGCTCAGCATCGCCGAAGGCGGCAGCGCCACCGCCGATCAGCCAGAGGTGGTGGTGGCCCTGGAACGCATCTCCGCCTGCGATGGGGCCGTCCATCTCACCTGGAGCGTGCAAAACAACTCCGACCGCATGATCGAGTTCCCGCTCGATCGCGACAACATCCACATCAGCGATGGTCTTGGCAACGAGTATCTGATTGATGACGACGCTTCGGAACCCTCGGCTATTCGCGTGGCCCCTGGCGCGCAGGAGCGCGGCACGGCCGTCGTCAAGCAGCCGTTGAATAGCAGCGCCGCCACCCTGCATGTGCGCCTCAAAGATCAGCCGTTTGGCGAGGCGAGTTTCGTAGTCGCCTTACAGCGCTAG
- a CDS encoding response regulator, protein MAETKGTIFIMDDDLALQAVLEYALRNAGYDVVLAPDGLEGLQMLETLKPSLVLCDVMMPNMDGVEVFQRIKERLQDDGIPIIFMTALSRKPWFADLEAEGAVIIQKPFDVDRLLEMIDITLL, encoded by the coding sequence ATGGCGGAGACGAAGGGTACGATTTTCATCATGGACGATGACCTGGCGCTGCAGGCCGTGTTAGAGTACGCCCTGCGCAACGCTGGTTACGACGTCGTGCTGGCGCCCGATGGTCTTGAGGGGTTGCAGATGCTTGAAACCCTCAAACCAAGCCTGGTGTTGTGCGATGTGATGATGCCCAATATGGATGGCGTTGAAGTGTTCCAGCGCATCAAAGAGCGCCTCCAGGACGACGGCATTCCGATCATTTTCATGACCGCGTTGAGCCGCAAGCCGTGGTTTGCCGATCTGGAGGCCGAAGGCGCGGTGATTATCCAGAAGCCGTTCGATGTTGATCGCTTGCTGGAGATGATTGATATTACGTTGTTGTAG
- the uvrB gene encoding excinuclease ABC subunit UvrB, translating into MSFRVEAPYAPTGDQPQAIEKLVQGLRNGYRHQTLLGATGTGKTFVMANIFAQVQRPTLVLAHNKTLVSQLWAEFRDFLPDAAVEMFISYYDEYTPEAYVPSKDLYIEKEAKINEEIDRLRHAATQALFTRRDVLIVASVSAIYGLGSPHDYGQVVVSVRQGEVRNRDKLLRQLIDLQFERNDVDFHRGTFRVRGDTLDILPANSETAVRIEFWGDEVERISEFDPLTGEVLLTRTAVDIYPAKHFVTTREQLAIAMRSIQDELAERLRELESAGKVLEAARLKQRTMYDLEMLSEVGYCSGIENYSRHMDGRAPGQTPWTLLDYFPDDFLIFVDESHITLPQLRGMYLGDRQRKQTLVDYGFRLPSALDNRPLRFEEFEQHIYQVIYVSATPGPYEREHSEQIVEQIIRPTGLLDPVVHVRPTRGQIDDLIAEVRQRVERKQRVLVTTLTKRMAEDLADYLREVGIRTMYLHADIDTLERVEILRDLRLGVYDVVVGINLLREGLDLPEVSLVCILDADKEGYLRSETSLIQTIGRAARHIDGQVIMYADSMTPSMEAAIRETRRRRDIQMAYNLRHNITPVGISKNVRDLTDRIKRMAEERAAYSVSARDEPPRPVLAEIPRDEVNKLIKDLEKQMKQAARDLQFEKAASLRDQIIELRKTLALDA; encoded by the coding sequence ATGTCTTTCCGTGTTGAAGCGCCCTATGCGCCTACCGGCGATCAGCCCCAGGCGATAGAAAAACTCGTCCAGGGCCTGCGCAATGGCTATCGCCATCAGACCCTGCTCGGGGCCACCGGGACCGGGAAGACGTTCGTCATGGCCAACATTTTTGCCCAGGTCCAGCGCCCCACTCTGGTCCTCGCCCACAACAAGACCCTCGTCTCCCAGCTCTGGGCCGAGTTTCGCGACTTTCTGCCCGATGCCGCGGTGGAGATGTTTATCTCCTACTATGACGAGTACACCCCCGAGGCCTATGTTCCCTCCAAGGATCTCTATATCGAAAAAGAGGCCAAGATCAACGAAGAGATTGACCGCCTGCGCCACGCCGCCACCCAGGCTCTCTTCACCCGTCGCGATGTGCTGATCGTGGCCTCGGTGTCGGCCATCTACGGCCTCGGCTCTCCTCACGACTATGGTCAGGTGGTCGTCTCTGTGCGCCAGGGCGAGGTTCGCAACCGTGACAAACTGCTGCGCCAGTTGATCGATCTACAGTTTGAGCGCAACGATGTTGATTTTCACCGCGGCACGTTCCGTGTGCGCGGCGACACCCTCGACATCCTGCCCGCCAACAGCGAGACGGCTGTGCGCATCGAGTTCTGGGGCGATGAGGTCGAACGCATCAGCGAGTTCGATCCCCTCACCGGCGAGGTGCTCCTTACCCGCACCGCTGTGGACATTTACCCGGCAAAGCACTTCGTCACTACCAGGGAACAGCTTGCCATCGCTATGCGCAGCATCCAGGACGAACTCGCCGAGCGCCTGCGCGAACTGGAGAGCGCCGGCAAGGTCCTGGAGGCCGCCCGGCTCAAGCAGCGCACCATGTACGACCTGGAAATGCTCAGCGAGGTCGGCTACTGCTCCGGCATCGAGAACTATTCCCGCCATATGGACGGGCGCGCCCCTGGCCAGACACCCTGGACGCTCCTCGACTATTTTCCCGACGATTTTCTGATCTTCGTTGATGAGAGCCACATCACCCTGCCCCAGTTGCGCGGCATGTACCTCGGCGACCGCCAGCGCAAACAGACGCTGGTGGATTACGGCTTCCGCCTGCCCTCGGCCCTCGACAATCGCCCGCTGCGCTTCGAGGAGTTTGAGCAACACATCTACCAGGTCATCTATGTCTCGGCCACGCCCGGTCCCTACGAGCGCGAGCACAGCGAACAGATCGTGGAACAGATCATCCGCCCCACCGGCCTGCTCGATCCGGTGGTTCACGTGCGGCCCACCAGGGGCCAGATTGATGACCTGATCGCCGAGGTGCGCCAGCGCGTCGAGCGCAAGCAGCGCGTGCTCGTCACCACCCTCACCAAGCGCATGGCCGAGGACCTGGCCGATTACCTGCGCGAAGTCGGCATTCGCACCATGTACCTCCACGCCGACATTGACACCCTCGAACGGGTGGAGATCCTGCGTGACCTGCGCCTGGGGGTGTACGATGTCGTCGTGGGCATCAATCTGCTCCGCGAGGGCCTCGATCTGCCCGAGGTCAGTCTGGTCTGCATCCTCGATGCCGACAAAGAGGGCTACCTGCGTTCCGAGACCTCGCTGATCCAGACGATTGGCCGCGCCGCCCGCCACATTGACGGCCAGGTGATCATGTATGCCGATAGTATGACACCCTCGATGGAGGCCGCCATTCGCGAGACCCGGCGCCGTCGCGATATCCAGATGGCCTACAACCTGCGCCACAACATCACCCCGGTAGGCATCTCCAAAAACGTGCGCGATCTCACCGACCGCATCAAGCGCATGGCCGAAGAACGCGCCGCCTACAGCGTCAGCGCCCGCGACGAGCCTCCGCGCCCCGTGCTGGCCGAGATCCCGCGCGATGAAGTGAACAAGCTGATCAAGGATCTGGAGAAACAGATGAAGCAGGCCGCCCGTGACCTCCAGTTCGAGAAGGCCGCCAGCCTGCGCGATCAGATCATTGAACTCAGGAAGACCCTGGCCCTCGATGCTTGA
- a CDS encoding HIT domain-containing protein — translation MEIKFTPWRMKYIKQGDGKADGGCIFCAMAASEPESDAERLVLYRGERCFVVMNLYPYNPAHLMVVTNAHTADLAGLDAATAEELFTLTRHSVGILQAEYAPHGFNLGINLGRTAGAGIAEHLHMHIVPRWNGDANFLPIVGGTRLIPEDLSATYQRLRPRFDALRAMPRQEGKERSSGSVCCSSVEG, via the coding sequence ATGGAAATCAAATTCACACCCTGGCGGATGAAGTACATCAAGCAAGGCGACGGCAAAGCGGATGGAGGGTGCATCTTCTGCGCCATGGCAGCGTCAGAGCCCGAAAGCGATGCGGAGCGCCTGGTGCTGTATCGAGGCGAACGCTGTTTCGTAGTGATGAACCTCTACCCCTACAACCCTGCCCACCTGATGGTGGTGACGAATGCTCACACCGCCGACCTCGCCGGCCTCGACGCAGCTACGGCCGAAGAACTGTTCACACTGACCCGGCACAGCGTGGGGATCCTGCAAGCAGAGTACGCGCCGCACGGCTTCAATCTGGGGATCAACCTCGGACGAACGGCGGGGGCGGGCATTGCTGAGCATCTCCATATGCACATCGTGCCACGCTGGAACGGGGACGCCAACTTCCTGCCAATCGTGGGCGGCACCCGGCTGATCCCCGAAGATCTGAGCGCCACCTACCAGCGGCTGCGACCACGGTTCGACGCACTGCGCGCGATGCCGCGCCAGGAGGGTAAAGAACGTTCGAGCGGGTCGGTCTGTTGCTCTAGCGTTGAAGGTTAG
- a CDS encoding peptidase MA family metallohydrolase: MKPLARHFLILALLMAGLLAPVETAGAVAGIEVVSTSARSEFPARITFNLTARAEGAEIVAAQLLYGATRQRVLTVVDVPVTPGRRIEARHVLDTEVYYYPPGTAIAYRWALRDASGAEVTTPLAEVIHHDERFPWAERTERNVTVFWYQGGAAFGEALITAATAGLDRIAAALGAELQQPVRIYIYASNADLRTALQANSVDWIGGQAFTDLGVIIGAIAPGDEAEAGRLIPHELAHQVLAQLTDNPYGGPPSWFDEGLAMYAQARRDDWIDAQLEQAAREGRLIPLEALAASFPADADQALLSYAQSQAVVEYLIATYGADRVRALALAFAAAMPVDQALQTVLGRGVDELDAEWRATLPSPEQTTVATPVPQTAPADRFTEPAASLPGAGVTSPGGPGLAGVPLWPVAVGALLCGAALLLAGVVALVRSWRSTATKRR, from the coding sequence GTGAAACCGCTTGCCCGCCACTTTCTGATCCTGGCGCTGCTGATGGCTGGCCTGCTGGCGCCGGTGGAAACCGCCGGCGCCGTGGCGGGCATCGAGGTGGTCTCGACGAGCGCGCGTTCCGAGTTTCCTGCCCGCATCACCTTCAACCTCACCGCCAGGGCGGAGGGTGCTGAGATCGTGGCGGCGCAGTTGCTCTACGGCGCGACGCGCCAGCGTGTGCTGACGGTCGTAGACGTGCCCGTCACGCCGGGCCGGCGGATCGAGGCGCGCCACGTGCTGGACACCGAGGTGTACTACTATCCGCCGGGGACGGCCATCGCCTACCGCTGGGCGCTCCGCGATGCCAGCGGCGCCGAGGTGACTACCCCGCTCGCCGAGGTGATCCATCACGACGAGCGCTTTCCCTGGGCCGAACGCACGGAACGCAACGTCACCGTGTTCTGGTACCAGGGCGGCGCGGCCTTCGGCGAGGCGCTGATTACCGCGGCGACTGCCGGGCTTGACCGCATCGCCGCAGCGCTGGGCGCAGAACTGCAACAACCGGTGCGCATCTATATCTACGCTTCCAATGCCGATCTGCGCACGGCGCTCCAGGCGAACTCGGTTGACTGGATCGGCGGGCAGGCCTTCACCGACCTGGGCGTCATCATCGGGGCGATCGCGCCCGGCGACGAAGCCGAGGCCGGGCGGCTGATCCCCCATGAACTGGCCCACCAGGTGCTGGCGCAGTTGACCGATAACCCCTATGGCGGGCCGCCGTCATGGTTCGATGAAGGGCTGGCGATGTACGCCCAGGCCCGGCGCGACGACTGGATCGACGCGCAACTGGAGCAAGCCGCGCGAGAGGGGCGCCTGATCCCGCTGGAGGCCCTCGCGGCGAGCTTTCCCGCCGACGCCGATCAGGCCCTGCTCTCCTATGCCCAGAGCCAGGCAGTGGTAGAGTACCTTATCGCGACCTACGGCGCCGACAGGGTGCGGGCGCTGGCGCTGGCCTTCGCTGCGGCAATGCCGGTAGACCAGGCGCTGCAAACGGTGCTCGGGCGCGGCGTAGACGAACTGGACGCCGAGTGGCGCGCGACCCTCCCGTCTCCAGAGCAGACCACGGTCGCCACTCCGGTCCCACAAACCGCGCCTGCCGACCGCTTCACCGAACCGGCAGCGAGTCTCCCGGGTGCAGGCGTGACATCGCCTGGCGGGCCAGGGTTAGCGGGAGTTCCTCTGTGGCCCGTGGCGGTCGGAGCATTGCTCTGTGGCGCCGCTCTCCTGCTAGCCGGAGTGGTGGCGCTGGTTCGCTCCTGGCGTTCGACAGCCACAAAGAGGCGCTGA